A DNA window from Candidatus Binatia bacterium contains the following coding sequences:
- the menH gene encoding 2-succinyl-6-hydroxy-2,4-cyclohexadiene-1-carboxylate synthase produces the protein MTTNPAPPSDVPLLLLHGFLGCKDDWHEVATSLQTGRRVAAFDLPGHGQAADAREDGDCSMDATAHRIEAVLEALEAPQGHLIGHSLGARAALYFAATRPGCVASLVLESASAGLPDGAGRDAQRRADEERMRTLLSRGLEAFVDEWETLALLATQKTLPADVLAAQRARRLRGDGEAIARSLRDAGAAAHPWLGEHLAKIDAPVLLIAGARDSEHVALARELKHGLPHAHLEIVPGAGHDVHLEKPQEFVAIVDEFLGHHAGAHHH, from the coding sequence ATGACAACCAATCCCGCACCCCCCTCGGACGTCCCCCTGCTGCTTCTCCACGGATTTCTCGGCTGCAAGGACGACTGGCACGAGGTCGCGACTTCGCTGCAGACCGGGCGCCGCGTGGCCGCCTTCGACCTTCCCGGCCATGGGCAGGCGGCCGATGCGCGCGAGGACGGCGACTGCAGCATGGACGCGACTGCCCATCGCATCGAGGCGGTGCTCGAGGCGCTCGAGGCGCCGCAGGGCCACCTGATCGGCCATTCTCTCGGCGCGCGCGCCGCGTTGTACTTCGCGGCGACGCGGCCGGGGTGCGTCGCATCGCTGGTGCTCGAAAGTGCCTCGGCCGGATTACCCGACGGTGCCGGTCGCGACGCGCAGCGCCGCGCCGACGAAGAGAGGATGCGAACGCTGCTGTCGCGAGGACTCGAGGCGTTCGTCGACGAGTGGGAGACGCTCGCGCTGCTGGCGACGCAGAAAACCCTTCCCGCCGACGTTCTCGCGGCGCAGCGCGCGCGGCGCCTTCGCGGCGACGGCGAGGCGATCGCGAGAAGCCTTCGTGACGCGGGAGCTGCCGCGCATCCGTGGCTCGGCGAGCACCTCGCGAAGATCGACGCGCCGGTGCTGCTGATCGCCGGTGCACGCGACAGCGAGCACGTCGCGCTCGCACGCGAGCTCAAGCACGGGCTGCCGCACGCGCACCTGGAGATCGTCCCCGGTGCCGGTCACGACGTGCACCTGGAAAAGCCGCAGGAGTTCGTTGCAATCGTCGACGAGTTCCTCGGGCATCACGCGGGTGCGCACCACCACTGA